In the genome of Ziziphus jujuba cultivar Dongzao chromosome 10, ASM3175591v1, the window tatttgagccaacttggtttttcttattttttatttgagccaatttggttttcttttttaactagaATTCCAATAATGTTGTTAGGCCATCTGATTGTCATGCATAACAAAGTCCTGTACATGGTGTCTCTAGGTAACCAACAACCGAAAATTTTGAGTTGACATTGTTTATGCAGTGcatcaattcaattaaacaaATCAACCAGATTAACAAAACATAATCTGAAATTCCAAGAGATGTTGTTAAGATTGGACATGGTTAATTTGTGCTTATAAATTTAGTCAACATAACATGCCTAATCTTTTAGGGTCTGCGGGTCATAAATCTTTGATTAGTAGTATGATATATTAGATGCTTAGAAACCCTTTGATTATGTAAAGGTTATCCacttgttttataatttaaattatcttCAAATATGATATATTAGATATTAAAGTGTTTTCCTAACCATATCCTCCAACAACTTCTGTGGAGGTTTGAGACTCGGTCTCTGTTTTGGATTTGGGTTTCCTCTGTTTCTGTTCCCAAAGAGTAAACAGAGGGCTTCCTTGTGTGGACTGTACTAATGCATTGTATGGTTTTCTATATTGATATTGTTTGCTAGTTTAATgaagtataataataattttttttaattaactagtaattaatCTAATATTATACACATGATTTCTAtatttattagaattattatcaaaagtcagAATAATAAAGAAGTTAAAACATTAGGTGGGCATTGacataacaaaaaattattgatataataCTATTATAGATGCGAATGTTCTTAGGAATGTTCCTTATCACTATCTTAAGATAAATTCAGGACTTAGAAGACCACTTAATTAAAATAAGCCACGTTGTCAATGGCAACATTGAAGATTgagaaattaaattgaaatctaatagcttttacaatttttggataaatcaaaaaattgaaTTGGCATAAGTATCAAACTATCCCTTATGCGTcccaatttataaaattttgagtttAATATTGTTGGATTACTATAGAGTGTATATAAATGAATGTGAACAGAACACTGCACAAGTAAttctcaaaaatatattatttaatgggTAATTGAAGCATAAATCTTGAGGAATATCTACATCCATCAAAATCATTAATTTCCTCACTGGCATATTTTTATGGTGGGGTTATGGAGGAACGGTTAAGACCTTTAACGAGTCATATATGAATTCCCAAAACCTAATATAAGAAAAGTTCTATGCAAGGTTCAAATATGACCctattatcattttaaaattaataaataaatatacaaaactCAGAAGATCAATTTGTTTCCCATTACATCCAAATTACttttataagataatttttttcttatggaaGTTCCATAAGACTACTCTAAGAAATGTTTTAGGTTATTATCTTTCGatcattttaaaaagatatCTCATAgggttaattgcattttaatatggtcaaatttcaaaagtttcGCAATTTGTACTTTTAACTTTTCGATTCTGCaatataaattaatgatttttgaatttagtgcaattttttagttttttaaacttttgactAATAGAGCTTTAATTGTAGTGTCTATtattaaactatattaaattttaaataaaatatattaatttaaaattttgcatttttagtatttttctaatttaaaatttgatataattttagttGGATGACAtgtaccaaatttttttaaaacattaaagaTACCAAatggtaaaatatattaaaaataaagggtATCTATTTTGCActtagtatatttttaatattttacattttaatattttttaatttaaaaattaatacagTTTAATATTAGTAATGTGAGATGCAATTAAGCCCAgaatcaaaagttaaaaaagctcaaattacaataaactgaaaaattaaGGATCTAAATtgctaaatcaataaattaaatatttaaattgcaaGATCTTAAAAATTGAGGATACAAATTATAATTAACTCTAAAGGTATCAACTATCAACTTGCTTAGTAAATGATGTGGCAAACTGCATGGTATAATTTTATCGATTTATATtgcatttcattttttaaaagttcATTGATCCATATTTAatctatattaatttgtttttttcagcCAATAATCTAATTAAATCTTACTTTACCactttatttggtaaataacttGATCCATGCAGCACCATTGGTCTTTttgaatatatacaattttaaattagtgTTGGTCAATAGGAAACAAACCATTGACCGACAAGACTTCAACAGTTGATGTTTAGGAAAATCGAaatcaaattcataattaatatattatttggctTGCGTGAATGGCAGTTGAGAttagatatatttaaaaattgaaaagcgaaaaaagagggggagagagagagagagagagagagagagagacaggaATGTGACaaattagaatatataataCCGAAAATGAAAGGCACACAAAGAAAGGTACAAGCACCCTTCTATTTATTTTACACAGAAAACTAGGAAAGCCATACATTTAAAAGCTagcatattaaattatttaattcatgGCTGGAGCTTCAGAGCGTCACATATAATGTGtgtgttttaaaaatctaattgttGTCATACCAAAACTGCTTCTCCAGATAGTCGATCACATCCTTACCAACTTGGAAGGCCTTGGTAAGAACATCAGGATTAATACGAGGATTCGATCCAAACACAGCGTTAGCAATGGTAATCACTCCGGGGTTTTGGCTGCTCAAACCAGCAAATGCAAGTGCATTGTAATGTGCCTTGTTGAGCTGGAAGTGAATCATACCGACCGGGAACACAAACACATCTCCCTTGTTGAGGATTTTCGTGAAGAGGCGGTTATTGTCTTGGTTGGATGACACAAATCCGACCTCCAATGTTCCCTCTACGACTACTAGGATTTCGGTAGCTCGGGGATGAGTGTGTGGAGGGTTTAGACCGTACGGTGCAAAGTCAATGCGAGCAAGGGAGATTCCCAAAGTGTTAAGCCCTGGAATTTCGGTTACAGCCACTGGAGTCACTTTCGACCCAACTGGGTTCGATGTGTTCCCGGGCTTATCGAGCCCAGAGAAGAAGAAATCCCCTGCGTTGGCAAGCTTGGGGTCCTTGCAGAACTTTCCATTCACAAACACTGCTCAACAAAAAATTTTCTACTTAGTATCAAACACCTTTCAACAACCATATTTCAAAGTGTATAA includes:
- the LOC107434706 gene encoding germin-like protein subfamily 1 member 14: MQRVHLLLSFVILALASSFASASDPDPVQDFCVAINDIKTGLFVNGKFCKDPKLANAGDFFFSGLDKPGNTSNPVGSKVTPVAVTEIPGLNTLGISLARIDFAPYGLNPPHTHPRATEILVVVEGTLEVGFVSSNQDNNRLFTKILNKGDVFVFPVGMIHFQLNKAHYNALAFAGLSSQNPGVITIANAVFGSNPRINPDVLTKAFQVGKDVIDYLEKQFWYDNN